The Cicer arietinum cultivar CDC Frontier isolate Library 1 chromosome 1, Cicar.CDCFrontier_v2.0, whole genome shotgun sequence genome contains the following window.
GGAAAAGTTTGGATTTGGATTATAGAAGAAGTTCTGTTAGATCCTGGCACAGCAGTGTGGGGAATAAGGGTAATTAATTTGTTACTATTTTTAAGGTAAAGAACAATAAATTGGACTTTTTTATTTGTCACCAGTTCATGTAGATTTggaaatgaaattaattttgggATCCAAATGGTTCTTCATCCAAAATCATATAGTCTTGAGAAATATAACTAGATTCATACAAGTATTTAATACATAGTTATTGTTGTGGATACGTTTTTTTAAGGGTTTTAATgctgatatattttttaaattatattaatgcATATCATATTATTCGGTAATTCTTAagacaatttataaaaatttgaaaatgtgtttattattAGTGAAAAGTtttcatattataaattaattttgtaaatgttgaagtaaatcaaatttaaactttaaaattccATCTTATAAATTATCTTCTAGAccactaataatttaaaattataaagacgcattaaatcaaatataaaaatctatacattataataaagcaaagatGATAATATGGCAAGTTTGCCACGTGTCAGCCAAATAGAGTGTTAGGAATATattaagtttctattaatagaaataatacttTATCGTgcagattttattttttaataataaaattaaacttcaaTTACACGACCTTATACATGTGTCCGTTGAGACGTCAATggccaaaaaaataaaagattttattaaaaataaaatacaatacaccacgactgaCATTTTTTGAAGGTaactgttttttaaacactactttatcaactaccgcttcaaattaatttaattaaaaaatttatagccaattaaaaaattaaaaataaaatacgatACACCACGACTACTTGACAGTTTTCTGAAGGTaagtgttttttaaacactactttatcaaccacaccgcttcaaattaatttaattaaataatttatggccaattaaaaaattaaaaataaaatacaatacacgaCTACTtagacagttttttgaaggtaagtgttgtttaaacactactttatcaactaccgcttcaaattaatttaattaaaaaatttatgaccaattaaaaaattaaaaataaaataaaatacaccatgcgtcagttgaaaagttagtggccaattaaaaaaataaaagaatgaattaaaaataaaatacactacaccactAATTACGTTTCaccgttgagaatttagtggcttACTTTTCACCATTGAAAATTTAGTGGTGagttagaaaagaaaaagaataacgTTCAACTACACCCACCACAACGGGACACTTTTtggaattgttttttaaacactagcaaccacctcttcaaattaatttattttattttattttagaaattctTTTAATTCTCTCATACTTTCTTTCTTAATTCCCGTACTCCGTAAACCGTCTCTCTTCAATACTCTCTCATTTTTTGTTTCtctattataaatatcattcatattatctcggTATATACAattccttttttaaattttctttaccaaaactttgttattcatctttatccaatgtcagtctgaaacaaaaatcatatttcgttgcttcaatttcttcatcaaagtttgttgcttcaatttctccaaaaaatgagtcatgaaatttggttgttagagttgTGCGACTGTGGTTTCTGTCTTGATCTCCTCAAtgtcaaacaaaacttttatgcaATGGAAATAGTACTGAGATTCGCGAGTTtctatttctcgatttgagatTAATATTGCTGATGGAACTATGTATTTGTTCGTGCTTCTAACAATTTTCTGGAGTATACGTTCACACGAATTACttaaatggtaaatttttttaatcttaatttatttataaaaaaagattactattttgttatgtatatatatattttgtattgtttatgtttcttaattttgtctcaaaaaattgtaaatttgtatatgtatatttctatcCTCTTATATAACATTTGTATANNNNNNNNNNNNNNNNNNNNNNNNNNNNNNNNNNNNNNNNNNNNNNNNNNNNNNNNNNNNNNNNNNNNNNNNNNNNNNNNNNNNNNNNNNNNNNNNNNNNNNNNNNNNNNNNNNNNNNNNNNNNNNNNNNNNNNNNNNNNNNNNNNNNNNNNNNNNNNNNNNNNNNNNNNNNNNNNNNNNNNNNNNNNNNNNNNNNNNNNNNNNNNNNNNNNNNNNNNNNNNNNNNNNNNNtaaaatgaaatatattttgccacttgatacagcaaaatttatattaattcttaaatgtcatgtatttcatataaataacatattttgaataataaaaataaaaattcattattaagttacttactcatctttacatttactaatttacatattttatatatgtccgtgtccattattttaaaaaatttatttcatttaatctaattatttaatttaatttttttaataattattatttttatttgtttaaaattaaaagtattgctttataataagttttttggaaagaaaaaagattatgtgtagaataaaaaaataaggcaTCTGAGTAAGATTAAAGAATGGTGTTAGAGTCATACTttttattaataacatttagtctataaaaaagtagtttttaagttaagttaaaattagatttttttaatttttttattgtaaattattttttttaagtcaacttattttttttaatgtcaataaaatttataaaatttgatatatatatataatataaccatttatttattaaaatcgttaTTTCCGTGCGGACGCACGGGTTACAGTCTAGTTTAAAAAGATACAGAGTCTCCATTGAGAGAACTACTATCAAATTATTGTTATCGAATAATTCAAAATTACTatttaagtaattaatcttaaatataaaatttatattaaaaattctcAATTAAATAAATCTCACCTAAATTCTAAGATATAGCTTTATTCTATATCAATGTCACAATGTCTATACTTCTAAAATCAtggtaaataaatattaaatcgaCAAGGGCATATTGTAGTTTAGAAAATTGTACGGTAACGGTTCATATGTTACAAAAAGCTAAACTTTTCGTATTACTTtcttgtataaataaataaattgggcATTTCTTATTTCATAAGGTAAAATATCACTATCATACAATTTAacttattaattttcttttaaacaaaCAGTTTTTATAATGAACATAAAATATAGTACAACTACtagtaataaacaattttttataaaaggattttatttttggagtatgtaataattaatgaatTGCATGGGAGAACGAATCTTACACGTGATGTCCAAcagattattttaaaagttcaaaaaataaaaagcagtAAAAATCTAAACTAAGTCCTCACTGACAAACAGTACCAAACACAATATAAACAGATCTACAAATCTATTGCAAGTTCATTTACCAACATCATAACAAGATAataattcttattattttttttattaacttaatGACCAAATTCACacatcttaaatataaatataaaaaagtagaAAATACACACATATCAATATTTTGTAGTTACCAATTTAACTTAACTATATTTATGggataacaataaaaataacctttttaaaattttcaccTCCTTTCTACTTTTTAAGTaaccatttctctttctctaaaaaaaattgtgtgtaTTGTTTGGATCATCACCGAATCTCTTCTCTTCTTGCTAAAGCAACACACTTTGATAGCTTGTTAGCTTTGAAGACAATCCATGGCCCCACAATactaatctctctctctctctctctctctctctctctctctatctaaCTTTCTCTCTCCTCACTCACTCATCAGTTAAGTTCTGAGCTTCAAAAACCACAACTTTGCCTCATAACGTCACTCACATTCACATCTTCCACCTCTTAAAACATCAAAGGTACAACCTTTTCTCTTTTCCCATGATTTATTTTCCATTTTAAGTAATGGGTTGTTGTTAGTTTTCACATTTGTTTAGTAGAACTGAAAAATGTCATCAAGGTTAAAAAAGTAATCTTTTTGATGTGGTTTTCCCAAGGTTGAGTGTGTGAGTGTGTGTGTGGTGATGAAACTTCTCATAATAGAGTGAAAAGGAATCAGAAAGAGAAAACAAGAAAATGGTTGGAACTCAGATTAATGGAAGAAGACTCTCTTTTGGAGTTGTAAATGGTGGACATGATCTTGGACCTAGTAGTACTCCACCAAGTAATGCTGGGTCTGATTATGGAAGCTTTATAGAGTTCACAAGAGAAGATGTGGAAACTTTGCTAAATGAGAAATCCAAAAGGAAAGATAGATTTAATTACAAGGTTAGTTGAAGTATTTTTGTGCCttcaattttattgaatttatatgatatatatatatatatataatatatttcttcattgtttgtttttgttgtttgggGTTTGAGTTAAAAAATGTTGGGTATGACTCATAGTTTCGTGACGAGTGTATGAAGTAGGGAGTATTTGAACACAAATTGTAATCTGTAACCCTAAGCTTGAATTATATTAGAAAGATACTGCAACCGTTCTTCAATTAGAGACATAGACACAATTGGCTGAATTCTGTGATGAAATCtgtgtttttttgtttgtgttcttagtatttattttcttttgaaccGGGGTTGTTGTTCTAACAATAAGCTATATGTTTCTTCATTGTTTGTTTTGGCTGTTTGAGGATTTAGATCAAAGGGGATACAGTGTTTTATCACTaccatatatattaattagcatTATACTTTGTGTTTTTTAGGAAAGATGTGAAAATATGATAGATTATATAAAAAGGCTTAAGGTTTGCATAAGATGGTTCCAAGACCTTGAACTGAGCTACTCATTAGAGCAAGAGAAGTTAAAGAGTTCATTGGAATTATCCCAGCAGAAATGCATGGAAATCGGTAagtattattgttatattaatttttccttttttgtttttggaaaatCTTCACTTTTTGTGTATTAATGTGgtttaattcatttaaattgcAGAGTTGCTGCTCAAAATCAAGGAAGAAGAGCTGAATTCAATTATCACAGAAATGAGAAGGAGTTGCACTAATTTGCAAGAGAAATTAGTGAAGGAAGAAACTGATAAATCGGTGAGTAAAATTTTTCAAGTCAGTGGAATTTCAAGAGTGAATCTGTTTTTGCTTTTGTGCACAATGCAATGGAaatgttgataataataaatttatcctTTTTATTACCTTTGGAAACTCAAGGCTGCAATGGAATCTCTTATTAAAGAGAGAGAGGCTAGGCTTGACTTTGAAAGGTCACAAACTACACTATCTGAAGATCTCGGTCGAGCTCAACGTGAGCTTCAAACTGCTAATCAGAAGGTAGAATAAGTACAATCTCAATTCAATATATTCTAAGTACTTCTTATTCGATATCTAAAGTCTTATCAGGAAATAATCCTTTTACAAATGCATACATCAACGTATTTCTGCAGATAGCGTCACTCAACGACATGTACAAGCGATTACAAGAGTATATAACAAGCTTGCAGCAGTACAATGGAAAACTTCATTCTGAGCTTTCTTCAGTTGAAGGTGAACTCAAGCGTGTAGAGAAAGAGAAAGCGACcgtagtggaaaatctcaccaTGTTAAAGGGCCAACTTACTTTGTCTATGGTGAGTATTATGCTTTGGTGTTTGAATTGTTTCAAGTtggaagaaaaataaactttgaaCATATTCATTCTTATGGCTAattcattcttttctttttgctAATTGGAATGTTTAAGATGAAGATGATACTTTTAGAATATATTGAATGTGATGAATTATTGGAAAAAAGTTTCGACGTTTTTCAATGACTGAACTATGTCTTATAAAGTTTCATTGATTGTTTCATTAGGCTTCTCAAGAAGAAGCTACAAAACAGAAGGAAGCTTTTTCTAGCGAAGTTGCGTCCCTTAGAGTAGAGTTGCAACAAGTGAGGGAGGACCGAGACCGCCAAATATCTCAAGTGCAAACTTTAAGTACTGAAATAGTGAAGTTTAAAGATTCTACAGAGAAATCTGGCTCTGAATTGAACAACTTGACCATGAAAACAAATGAATTGGAGGTTGGTTTATATCGTGTTTCTTCGTATATATCAAATCCTTTTGCTATTATGTAGACATGAAACGAGACTATGATTTTTCTGTGCAGGCAAAATGTACTTTGCAAGATAATCAGGTGAAGGAATTACAAGAGAAGCTAACAATTGCGGAAAACAAACTCGAGGTGATGTGGTGTAAATTTGGAAGAAAGATCGTTTCGTTGAACTTATGATATATAatggtttttgttcttaatcCAGGTTTGTGATATATCTGCAATTGAGACGAGAACAGAATTCGAAGGACAACAAAAACTTGTAAATGAGTTACAAAGACGATTGGCAGATGCGGAATACAAACTTATAGAAGGGGAGAAGCTGAGGAAAGAATTACATAACACCATTTTGGTAACTCACTAAGCCAAAATTTGTTGATAACAAAAacattgaaagaactttttacTAATTTACATTTTGACAGGAACTGAAAGGTAACATCCGGGTGTTCTGTCGAGTGCGGCCTTTGTTACCTGATGAAGGTTGCAGCACAGAAGGAAAGATTATATCTTATCCTACCTCCATGGAAGCTTCGGGACGCGGCATTGAATTGGCACAAAATGGTATGTCTCATGATGCAATTTTTCgttgtagttttttttctttttctggttGACGTATCATTGTAGTTTTTCATTTTATGCTTGTTCTAATCATTATGTTGTTATTTATGTTGCTATTTTTAGGCCAAAAACATTCTTTTACATTTGATAGAGTTTTTGCACCTGATGCTTCACAACAAGAAGTTTTTACAGAAATTTCACAGCTTGTGCAAAGTGCTCTTGATGGTTACAAGGTAATTTCTAAGTTTATCTTTTTATTCCTTGTTTATCATTTCAAGTTATATTATATGCATGACTATCAATTTGTATACATACATGGTTAGCTCCAATGATTCTTGAAAAAGAAATGCTTCAAAAGTAACGAAATATGTGATTAGCTATTTACACACCATACCTGTCTGATTTTCGTCAAATGCAGAGTTAACCATTTCATACACCTTCAAAATTATGGCACATTGGCATTTGTTACTTTCATACTATTTAACATTGCTCATCTTGAAATTTGAGACATTTTCTTTTCCAGGTTTGTATTTTTGCATATGGTCAGACAGGTTCCGGAAAAACCTATACAATGATGGGCAGGCCCGGACATCCCGGAGAAAAAGGCTTGATACCTCGTTCGCtagaacaaatatttcaaacacgGCAGTCACAGCAACCGCAAGGATGGAAATATGAAATGCAGGTGATAAAGTTAaagagtatttttatttttttgtaagttcACCTATAATCATTACAATGTTTACATGTTTTTAAACACGATGTTGAGATCTAATAAggtttttattcattaatttttaacaGGTGTCAATGTTGGAAATATACAACGAAACCATTCGGGATTTGTTGTCTACAAATAAGTCCTCATCAGACGCAACTCGTGTAGAAAATGGTACACCTGGGAAGCAATACACGATCAAACACGATGCCAATGGAAACACACATGTTTCTGATCTTACAGTGGTGGACGTTCAAAGTGTAAAAGAGGTCGCGTTTCTTTTAAATCAAGCGGCAAACAGCAGGTTATTACTTCGGATAAGATCTTTTGCAATTTGATGCATTTTTTCGCCTACAAGTTAACATACATTGCTTTTGGATGGAAAATTTGACTatatttgtttttctgttttatttCTATTTAGATCTGTGGGGAAAACTCAGATGAATGAACAATCTTCAAGAAGCCATTTCGTATTCACACTTCGAATATACGGTGTAAATGAGGTATGAATGTTTCTCCTCTATTAATCATTGAAAATTTGAAACCATGTTTCTTCTCATGCATCAAATTGAAACCAATCTCTTTGTTCTGCTAGAGCACTGACCAACAAGTACAAGGCATTCTAAATCTCATTGATCTTGCCGGGAGCGAGCGTCTTTCAAGGAGTGGCTCAACCGGGGACCGATTGAAAGAAACTCAAGTGTGTAAAGACATGATATTTTCTAATTTCATATTGTTCtgctttttttatttctatactAATCTAAACTTTCCTTTACTTTGTAATTAGgcaataaataaaagtttgtcATCATTAAGTGATGTTATATTTGCCTTGGCCAAGAAGGAAGATCATATTCCATTCAGGAACTCAAAGCTTACATACCTACTTCAGgtgatttttctttaatatgaatcttaatcatattatattccatAATAATGCTGCAATTTTCTAAACTTTGAAGAATGATTAGCATCTCTAAATACTAAtagtcataaaaaaaattaatgttttatcgTATACTCTAAGTCTATGTTTGGTTCCAAGTTTGTAACTCTTAGAATCATGTTTGGGTTAGTCAAACATCATTTGACTATAAATTGTTATGTTTGGCTTCTAGCTTCAGAGTTTATTCTAATCTCAAAATCAattctaccaaaaaaaatatttctagcttcTGTGATATCGTAGAATTAGTTCTCAAATTTAATGACATATATAGACACACAAAAGCTATTCTAATCCATATTATCCAAATATAAATCACTTTACATTTTTGCTTTATATGAAACAATGACTTTATGATTTtcaaccaaaatcaattttataaaataagttatgTCTAGAGTGATTCCAGACACATAAAATTGATTTGACATATTTGGGTGATCTCGATTGAAATTGATTCTAACTTGAAGTTATGATTTGCAGGCTTTGACTCAAAACGTGATTTAAATCAGTTATTTGTGTGCGCATAAAGTCCTTTTAGTGATATGCATTgttaatttgttataatttcCCATTTGTATACCATAAATGAATAATATTGTTAAGATAGACATCATAGATAATCCAAGTAGTAGATTGCAATATAGCAGATTGTTTTTCACAATATTGATTGTATCTTTGACATGATCTAATTTATTCACTGCTATGTTGAACAGCCTTGTCTAGGTGGAGACTCAAAAACATTAATGTTTGTAAACATCTCTCCTGACCAAGCTTCAGCCGGAGAATCACTCTGCTCGCTCCGGTTCGCTTCAAGAGTCAATGCTTGTGAAATTGGGACACCTCGGCGTCAAACCAATGGTCGCCCTACAGAATCTCGCCTGAGCTATTTCTAATCTTTACACAGATGAAATCATGAATATATATTGTTTAACCTATTTGAATGAGTCAATATGGCTGGCCTATGTGACTACTAAAATAACCAAAAAATAGCTTTAATTCTAACATCATCATACATATAGTTTGTATAGTGAAGAAGTTAAGTATGGATTAAGTTAAAAACATGCTCCTGTTCTATTAGTTCCATTTTGCAATTCTGATTTATGTTGTAAAATCATAATCTCACTCCACTTACCGtacattatatattattattattatcagtaGACAACTAGACATATTTCTCAGTCtcagaaattttcaaaatattgaagTTTGTAAAACATGTTACAAATTCAAATCTAGTTTACCATGGAAAATAGTCAGTTTAATAATATCGGTTTAGCTAAACTTTTCGGACAAACAtgttataaaatttaagaatcAAATTGAAAGTCGATATCTATATAATGTTTTTTAAGAGAGAAagatattaatgtatttttctagATGAAATATACAAGCAAGTTGCGTGCGTGTACATTAGTaagtttaatattatatttgttaacgtatctttctattaaaaatatgatGATTATTATTCTTTTGAAAGTATGTTTATAAATTGATGGATCACCTGCAATATATATGTTGACGTATTAACTGGCAGCATATAGCTAAACTTGATGGTCGTGAGTCTCATTCTAAGCTTGAGTTCTTGGAAAATAAGCAACACGTATACAGCATTTAATTTGTCAATTAATTAAATCGTACCTTGTGGTGAAGTGTCAATTtctgatatatattataaccaAGTCAAATTTATGAGACTTCCTAACTTCTACAAACTCCAATACATGTGCCAATTGTGGGGATGTGAGCATAGTATCTAACTTTGTTTCTTTGAGAATTTGGATCCAGTTATTAGGCATGAAACATTTACTTTTGT
Protein-coding sequences here:
- the LOC101488229 gene encoding kinesin-like protein KIN-14N; its protein translation is MVGTQINGRRLSFGVVNGGHDLGPSSTPPSNAGSDYGSFIEFTREDVETLLNEKSKRKDRFNYKERCENMIDYIKRLKVCIRWFQDLELSYSLEQEKLKSSLELSQQKCMEIELLLKIKEEELNSIITEMRRSCTNLQEKLVKEETDKSAAMESLIKEREARLDFERSQTTLSEDLGRAQRELQTANQKIASLNDMYKRLQEYITSLQQYNGKLHSELSSVEGELKRVEKEKATVVENLTMLKGQLTLSMASQEEATKQKEAFSSEVASLRVELQQVREDRDRQISQVQTLSTEIVKFKDSTEKSGSELNNLTMKTNELEAKCTLQDNQVKELQEKLTIAENKLEVCDISAIETRTEFEGQQKLVNELQRRLADAEYKLIEGEKLRKELHNTILELKGNIRVFCRVRPLLPDEGCSTEGKIISYPTSMEASGRGIELAQNGQKHSFTFDRVFAPDASQQEVFTEISQLVQSALDGYKVCIFAYGQTGSGKTYTMMGRPGHPGEKGLIPRSLEQIFQTRQSQQPQGWKYEMQVSMLEIYNETIRDLLSTNKSSSDATRVENGTPGKQYTIKHDANGNTHVSDLTVVDVQSVKEVAFLLNQAANSRSVGKTQMNEQSSRSHFVFTLRIYGVNESTDQQVQGILNLIDLAGSERLSRSGSTGDRLKETQAINKSLSSLSDVIFALAKKEDHIPFRNSKLTYLLQPCLGGDSKTLMFVNISPDQASAGESLCSLRFASRVNACEIGTPRRQTNGRPTESRLSYF